In the genome of Pieris rapae chromosome 6, ilPieRapa1.1, whole genome shotgun sequence, one region contains:
- the LOC110995724 gene encoding transient receptor potential channel pyrexia — MPTSRSLLPRRWFRSRRSPHPEELDVAHRSLPRDMERRQRPSRILAPPPRTQNAPADEESLERAYPSMGHLEYVLAGSSPPAESAPNMYDSFEEPPLDLTAHICGDSIRQSAYEQMRTVGGRLRLLDELESGVITSELAVNIFATASEAERNVCLFWAAFLKLSPLLTQLVEAGADPLHFDALGLSPLHAAAFSGSTDCANYLITCGVDPNYMPRCFVPLHCAAFGNSVQVANLLISKGASVHAVVKYVNCEGGLLHCAVRANSVECLKLFISHGVNVNQIEPGGTNAIHLAADLGMIQCLIILLDTSGADANVRTRVGDRESTALHLAADGGFIDCVDFLLTKGADASLKNHRGFTALHLAARSASLECVESLLRKGNADPNAMDFDKRTPLHAAIGKSDSACDIIETLISWGANVNQKDEYGFTPLHLAALDGLSACVETLIYHGADVTTRSKKGNSALNVIARKTPASLAMITRKLDCAITLHHSQTSNREVELELDFRSILQHCYPREISYLNTFVDEGQKEVLLHPLCSAFLYIKWEKIRKYYVARLFLSFIFVLCLTLYVLTALAHNCYNGSKDMEETIQEQELCQKQSILGDLLRKNPFVIEMQWWVLAGITIFEIFRKVYGIAGYSTVKQYLMQSENMIEWFVIISVFLISYIYTNITYTWQNHVGAFAVLAGWTNLMMMIGQLPVFGTYVAMYQKVQKEFAKLLMAYSCILIGFTISFCVIFPDSSSFANPFMGFITVLTMMIGELNLDLLLNEPDGNDPPVLLEFSAQITYVLFLMFVTVVLMNLLVGIAVHDIQGLRKTAGLSKLVRQTKLISYMELALFNGYLPKCLLKILHSSALVSPQAYRVVLSVKPLNPSEKRLPRDIMMAAYDIAKMRKQYGHTISSNGSTTGAYSCFKKYENNNDSSYREYGYSSGLGSMQARLDETSENVRQLTQEVRELKKLINAQQLVIQQALAGAMDR; from the coding sequence ATGCCCACATCGCGCAGCTTGCTTCCCAGGCGGTGGTTTCGCTCTCGCCGCTCCCCACACCCAGAAGAGCTCGATGTCGCTCACAGGTCCCTCCCTCGCGATATGGAGCGTCGCCAGCGACCTTCCAGGATTCTTGCTCCACCGCCAAGAACCCAGAACGCTCCAGCAGATGAAGAATCCCTTGAAAGAGCCTATCCTTCCATGGGACACCTCGAATATGTCCTTGCTGGATCATCACCTCCAGCTGAAAGTGCACCTAATATGTACGACAGCTTCGAAGAACCGCCCTTGGATTTAACTGCGCATATCTGTGGGGACTCGATACGTCAGAGCGCTTATGAACAGATGCGCACTGTCGGCGGACGACTGAGATTACTTGACGAATTGGAATCAGGCGTGATCACATCTGAACTGGCTGTAAATATCTTTGCAACGGCCTCTGAAGCAGAAAGGAACGTGTGTCTATTTTGGGCAGCGTTTCTTAAATTAAGTCCGCTATTAACGCAATTGGTTGAAGCTGGGGCAGACCCATTACACTTCGACGCTCTGGGACTATCTCCCCTGCACGCGGCGGCGTTTAGTGGATCTACGGATTGCGCCAATTATCTCATAACTTGTGGAGTGGATCCTAATTACATGCCAAGATGTTTTGTACCCCTCCACTGTGCTGCATTCGGTAATTCTGTGCAAGTGGCTAATTTACTAATCAGTAAAGGTGCGTCTGTCCATGCTGTTGTTAAGTACGTAAACTGCGAAGGCGGATTGTTACATTGCGCTGTACGGGCTAACTCTGTGGaatgtttaaagttatttatatctcACGGAGTCAATGTCAATCAGATTGAGCCTGGTGGAACTAATGCTATACATTTAGCAGCTGATTTGGGCATGATACAATGCCTCATTATACTGCTAGACACATCTGGTGCTGATGCGAATGTTAGGACTAGAGTTGGCGATCGAGAGTCTACAGCATTACACTTAGCCGCTGATGGAGGATTTATCGATTGTGTGGATTTTCTCCTTACAAAGGGTGCAGATGCCAGCCTTAAGAATCATCGAGGCTTTACAGCTTTACATCTCGCAGCTAGATCTGCTAGTTTAGAATGTGTGGAGTCGTTGTTAAGAAAAGGCAACGCTGATCCAAATGCCATGGATTTCGATAAGCGAACTCCGCTTCACGCCGCTATAGGAAAATCAGATAGTGCTTGTGATATAATCGAAACCTTAATTAGCTGGGGAGCAAATGTTAACCAGAAAGACGAGTACGGCTTTACGCCCTTACACCTCGCTGCTCTTGACGGATTATCCGCTTGTGTTGAAACACTAATTTACCATGGAGCTGATGTGACAACGCGATCTAAAAAGGGAAACTCCGCACTTAATGTGATCGCTCGAAAGACGCCTGCGTCACTGGCTATGATAACAAGGAAATTGGACTGCGCTATTACATTACACCACTCACAGACGAGTAATCGAGAAGTTGAACTTGAACTTGACTTTCGCAGCATATTACAACATTGTTATCCGAGGGAAATAAGCTATCTTAACACCTTTGTTGATGAAGGCCAAAAGGAAGTCCTACTGCATCCACTATGTTCGgcatttctatatataaagtGGGAGaagataagaaaatattatgttgcaCGACTTTTTCTGagctttatatttgttttatgtctTACGCTTTATGTTTTGACAGCACTTGCACATAACTGTTATAATGGTAGCAAGGACATGGAAGAGACAATTCAAGAACAAGAGTTATGTCAGAAACAATCAATTCTTGGCGACTTGCTTAGAAAAAATCCCTTTGTTATAGAAATGCAGTGGTGGGTATTAGCCGGGATAACAATATTCGAAATATTTAGGAAAGTTTACGGCATAGCTGGATATTCGACAGTCAAACAGTACCTTATGCAATCGGAAAATATGATAGAATGGTTCGTGATCATTAGCGTGTTTTTGATTTCTTACATTTATACTAATATCACGTATACATGGCAGAACCATGTTGGAGCTTTTGCTGTTCTAGCTGGGTGGACTAatctgatgatgatgatcGGCCAGTTACCAGTCTTCGGGACTTATGTAGCTATGTATCAAAAAGTACAAAAGGAATTTGCAAAACTGCTGATGGCTTACTCATGCATACTTATTGGCTTCACAATAAGTTTCTGCGTAATATTTCCAGACTCTTCATCGTTTGCCAACCCTTTTATGGGCTTTATAACCGTGTTAACAATGATGATTGGAGAacttaatttagatttattactgAACGAACCGGATGGAAATGATCCGCCtgtattattagaattttctGCGCAAAtaacatatgttttatttcttatgtttGTCACAGTAGTTCTGATGAACCTTCTGGTTGGTATAGCTGTTCACGACATTCAAGGTCTACGAAAGACCGCAGGGCTCTCTAAGCTCGTGCGGCAAACTAAACTGATATCGTACATGGAATTAGCCTTATTTAATGGATATTTACCCAaatgccttttaaaaattctccATTCTTCCGCACTTGTATCCCCTCAAGCGTACAGAGTTGTATTGAGCGTAAAACCTTTAAATCCAAGCGAGAAACGGCTACCAAGAGATATAATGATGGCGGCTTACGATATAGCTAAAATGAGGAAGCAGTATGGACATACCATTTCATCAAACGGATCTACTACCGGGGCATATTCATGTTTCAAAAAGTATGAGAACAACAATGACTCAAGCTATCGAGAATACGGTTATTCTTCTGGATTGGGAAGTATGCAGGCGCGGCTGGATGAAACCTCGGAAAATGTACGTCAACTGACGCAGGAAGTAAGAGAGttgaaaaaactaataaacgCCCAACAGCTTGTGATACAACAGGCGTTGGCCGGTGCTATGGATCGTTGA